Proteins from one Bradyrhizobium amphicarpaeae genomic window:
- a CDS encoding glycosyl transferase translates to MLSVIIPTEGVEQTAVATLAALVPGAAAGVIREVLLVDGTRNGVIERVADVAGCRFVGFEGSSQGAALAAGALQARSPWLMFLPAGAVLETGWIEETTQFIQAVATSGRDRAAVFRYARSPYADTGLRDILRAVVRRLVGPFGDQGLLIARDHYDRIGGYPPQARRAEARLLRRLGRSSRTMLRSRIVMVA, encoded by the coding sequence ATGCTGAGCGTCATCATTCCGACCGAAGGCGTCGAGCAGACCGCGGTGGCGACATTGGCCGCGCTGGTCCCCGGGGCCGCCGCCGGCGTCATCCGGGAAGTGCTTCTGGTGGACGGCACCCGCAACGGCGTCATCGAGCGGGTTGCCGACGTCGCAGGCTGCCGTTTCGTCGGCTTCGAAGGATCCTCACAGGGCGCCGCGCTCGCGGCCGGCGCGCTCCAGGCCCGCTCGCCGTGGCTGATGTTCCTGCCCGCAGGCGCCGTGCTCGAAACCGGCTGGATCGAGGAAACCACCCAGTTCATCCAGGCCGTCGCGACCAGCGGACGGGACCGTGCTGCGGTGTTCCGCTATGCGCGCTCGCCTTACGCCGATACCGGATTGCGCGACATCCTCCGGGCCGTGGTGCGCAGGCTGGTCGGGCCTTTCGGCGACCAAGGCCTTTTGATTGCGCGTGATCATTACGATCGCATCGGCGGCTACCCGCCGCAGGCCCGCCGCGCCGAGGCACGGCTGCTCCGGCGGCTCGGCCGCTCTTCCCGGACCATGCTGCGCAGTCGGATCGTGATGGTCGCCTGA
- a CDS encoding RMD1 family protein — protein sequence MNADQLAVGTASTSPKQEAAPTLRIRALMLGERINASGLELGPLVSSTPAAFRVHAGLAVIFRYGVVVLIGLLPSEEKVLIDSLKSRVTSELSPYEEEIAQAQLCKDESAEAIQPGGPICLAKFSDERLLLIADALAKSTSLARDERRVAAVFDVIEPFARRLAEQGRTPPRRKGILQLIGNALLVQQRVAGRVAVAEKPDVLWEKPELDRLYGRLEDEYELKERLDTLERKLAAVSETANALTDIIDTQRSLRLEIAVVVLIVIEVAIGCFQILSGTH from the coding sequence ATGAACGCCGATCAACTCGCTGTCGGCACGGCGTCGACGTCGCCGAAGCAGGAGGCGGCACCGACCTTGCGGATCCGCGCGCTGATGCTGGGCGAGCGCATCAACGCGTCCGGGCTTGAACTCGGCCCGCTGGTGTCCTCGACGCCGGCCGCATTCCGCGTCCATGCCGGCCTTGCCGTGATCTTCCGCTACGGCGTCGTGGTGCTGATCGGCCTGTTGCCCTCGGAGGAGAAGGTGCTGATCGACAGCCTGAAGTCCCGGGTGACCAGCGAGCTCAGCCCGTATGAAGAGGAGATCGCGCAGGCGCAGCTCTGCAAGGACGAGAGCGCTGAGGCGATCCAGCCGGGCGGTCCGATCTGCCTCGCCAAATTCTCCGACGAGCGACTGCTGCTGATTGCGGACGCGCTGGCCAAGAGCACGTCCTTGGCGCGCGACGAGCGGCGCGTCGCGGCGGTGTTCGACGTGATCGAGCCGTTCGCCCGCAGGCTCGCCGAGCAGGGCCGCACGCCGCCGCGGCGCAAGGGTATCTTGCAACTGATCGGCAATGCGCTTCTGGTGCAGCAGCGCGTTGCCGGCCGCGTCGCCGTGGCCGAGAAGCCCGACGTGCTCTGGGAGAAGCCCGAGCTCGACCGGCTCTATGGCCGGCTCGAAGACGAGTACGAATTGAAGGAACGTCTCGACACGCTGGAGCGCAAGCTCGCTGCCGTGTCGGAGACCGCCAACGCGCTGACCGATATCATCGACACCCAGCGCTCGCTGCGTCTCGAGATCGCCGTCGTCGTGCTGATTGTGATCGAGGTCGCGATCGGTTGCTTCCAGATCCTGTCAGGCACTCACTGA
- a CDS encoding PEP/pyruvate-binding domain-containing protein, with protein sequence MHIVRIGADATELRPAEEIGAKAANLARMAALGLSVPPAFVLPVKLCADIIAGHAHSTQHLRNGLKEGLAFLESATGKRYGDRRQPLLVSVRSGAARSMPGMLDTVLDVGCTPDAVHGLIRATGRPRLAWDCRRRFLESFGETVLGLDPAPFAARITELVDAEGATSDRELDGEALERLAAAEQALVEDRADSWLDDAVAQLEAAARAVYQSWMSERAQTYRKLQQLDDLEGTAVTVQAMVFGNGGLASGAGVAFSRDPSTGAPRAMIDLVLDAQGEDVVSGRRTPDTDDAIARALPAIRTELGIVLKRLEREFGDVQDVEFTVENGKLWMLQTRAAKRTPRAAVRIAIDLVHEGLISTDEALARLSGIDLGALVEISLVSAGAAAASGIGASGGIGVGRAAFDSEGAQRLAATGEPVILLRPDTSTADVAGFAVAAGIVTSVGARTSHAALVARQMGKPCVVGCGELKIEPGARQARLGAAALAEGDWITIEGDAGQIHLGRCETTERRPEAELAEIAAWQSQAGMRRGVSVSA encoded by the coding sequence ATGCATATCGTGCGTATCGGCGCTGATGCGACCGAACTGCGGCCTGCCGAAGAGATCGGCGCCAAGGCCGCCAACCTCGCCCGAATGGCGGCACTCGGCCTGTCGGTGCCGCCCGCCTTCGTGCTGCCGGTCAAGCTCTGCGCCGACATCATTGCCGGCCATGCCCATTCCACGCAGCATCTGCGCAATGGCCTGAAGGAGGGGCTGGCGTTCCTGGAGAGCGCGACCGGAAAGCGCTACGGTGACCGCAGGCAGCCGCTTCTGGTGTCGGTGCGGTCCGGCGCGGCGCGGTCGATGCCGGGCATGCTCGACACCGTGCTCGACGTCGGCTGCACGCCGGACGCCGTGCACGGCCTGATCCGCGCCACCGGCCGGCCCCGGCTCGCATGGGATTGCCGGCGGCGCTTCCTGGAGAGTTTCGGCGAGACCGTGCTCGGGCTCGATCCGGCGCCGTTCGCTGCGCGCATCACCGAGCTGGTCGACGCCGAAGGCGCCACCAGCGACCGGGAGCTGGACGGCGAGGCACTGGAACGGCTTGCCGCCGCGGAGCAGGCGCTGGTCGAGGACCGCGCCGACAGCTGGCTCGACGATGCGGTCGCCCAGCTCGAAGCGGCGGCGCGGGCGGTCTACCAATCCTGGATGAGCGAACGGGCTCAGACCTACCGCAAGCTCCAGCAACTCGACGACCTCGAAGGCACCGCCGTCACCGTGCAGGCGATGGTGTTCGGCAATGGCGGCCTCGCCTCCGGCGCCGGCGTGGCATTCTCGCGCGATCCATCGACCGGCGCGCCCCGCGCGATGATCGATCTCGTGCTGGACGCTCAGGGCGAGGATGTCGTGTCCGGCCGCCGCACGCCCGATACGGACGACGCGATTGCCCGCGCGCTGCCGGCGATCCGGACCGAGCTCGGCATTGTGCTGAAGCGGCTCGAACGTGAATTCGGCGACGTGCAGGACGTCGAGTTCACGGTCGAGAACGGCAAGCTCTGGATGCTCCAGACCCGCGCGGCCAAGCGGACGCCGCGCGCCGCGGTGCGGATCGCGATCGACCTCGTGCATGAAGGATTGATTTCGACCGACGAGGCGCTGGCGCGGCTCTCCGGCATCGACCTCGGCGCGCTGGTCGAGATCTCGCTGGTGTCTGCCGGCGCGGCGGCGGCGTCCGGCATCGGCGCCTCCGGCGGCATCGGCGTCGGTCGCGCCGCGTTCGATTCCGAGGGCGCCCAACGCCTTGCGGCCACAGGCGAGCCGGTCATCCTGCTGCGTCCCGACACCAGCACGGCAGACGTCGCGGGCTTCGCGGTGGCCGCCGGCATCGTCACCTCGGTCGGGGCGCGAACCTCGCATGCGGCGCTGGTGGCGCGGCAGATGGGCAAGCCATGCGTGGTCGGCTGCGGCGAGCTGAAGATCGAACCGGGCGCACGGCAGGCCCGGCTTGGTGCTGCCGCATTGGCGGAGGGCGACTGGATCACGATCGAGGGTGATGCCGGGCAGATCCATCTCGGGCGTTGCGAGACGACGGAGCGGCGGCCGGAGGCCGAGCTCGCCGAAATTGCGGCATGGCAATCGCAGGCCGGCATGCGCCGCGGCGTCTCAGTGAGTGCCTGA
- a CDS encoding acetate/propionate family kinase has translation MPKPEAVLVLNSGSSSIKFGLFDISAAVPALLCNGLLDEHETRPRLVVKSPAGESLFEKQRAASDTDGGHLFADVLAFIEDQFGNHRLRAAGHRIVHGGPDHSGPVELTDEVGAKLERLTPLAPLHQPRCLAPVHTISAIRPELTQIACFDTAFHHGMTPPASRFAIPRRFEERGIRRYGFHGLSFEYVAGRLAEISPQLVEKRTVVAHLGNGASLCALRNGRSVDTTMGLTPLDGLVMGTRSGTIDPGVLLYLQQQEKMSVEDVQHLLYHQSGLLGVSGLSSDMRTLLASGEVAAQDAVDLFTFRAAQQVAMMANTLGGLDCLVFTGGIGEHAKEIRSEIGERLGWLGVRIDAVANNATRERIGAANSTVNVFVIRTNEEITIARHCADLLRERGDL, from the coding sequence ATGCCAAAGCCGGAGGCGGTCCTCGTTCTCAACAGCGGCTCGTCGAGCATCAAGTTCGGCCTGTTCGACATCTCGGCCGCCGTGCCGGCCCTGCTTTGCAACGGCCTGCTCGACGAGCACGAGACGAGGCCCCGCCTCGTGGTGAAGAGCCCCGCGGGCGAAAGCCTGTTCGAGAAGCAGCGGGCGGCATCGGACACGGACGGCGGTCATCTGTTCGCCGACGTGCTCGCCTTCATCGAGGACCAGTTCGGCAATCATCGCCTGCGCGCCGCTGGCCATCGCATCGTCCATGGCGGCCCGGATCATTCCGGCCCGGTCGAACTGACAGACGAGGTTGGTGCCAAGCTGGAGCGGCTGACGCCGCTGGCGCCGCTGCACCAGCCGCGCTGCCTGGCGCCGGTGCACACCATCTCGGCGATCCGCCCGGAGCTGACGCAGATCGCCTGTTTCGACACCGCCTTCCATCACGGCATGACGCCGCCCGCGAGCCGCTTCGCCATCCCGCGACGTTTCGAGGAGCGCGGCATCCGGCGCTACGGCTTTCACGGCCTGTCGTTCGAATATGTCGCCGGGCGCCTCGCCGAGATCTCGCCGCAGCTCGTCGAGAAGCGCACCGTCGTCGCGCATCTCGGCAACGGCGCCAGCCTCTGCGCACTCCGCAACGGTCGCAGCGTCGACACCACGATGGGGCTGACGCCGCTCGACGGTCTGGTGATGGGCACGCGGAGCGGCACGATCGATCCCGGCGTGCTGCTCTATCTGCAGCAACAGGAGAAGATGTCCGTCGAGGACGTCCAGCATCTGCTCTATCACCAATCCGGCCTGCTCGGCGTTTCCGGCCTCTCTTCGGATATGCGCACGCTGCTTGCGAGCGGCGAGGTGGCGGCGCAGGACGCGGTCGATCTCTTCACCTTCCGTGCGGCACAGCAGGTTGCGATGATGGCGAACACGCTCGGTGGGCTGGATTGCCTGGTCTTCACCGGCGGCATCGGCGAGCATGCGAAGGAGATCCGCAGCGAGATCGGCGAACGTCTCGGCTGGCTCGGCGTGCGCATCGACGCCGTCGCGAACAACGCGACGCGCGAGCGCATCGGCGCTGCGAACAGCACGGTGAACGTCTTCGTCATCCGCACCAACGAGGAGATCACCATCGCGCGCCACTGCGCCGACTTGCTGCGCGAGCGCGGAGATTTATGA
- a CDS encoding phosphoketolase family protein gives MTNQQQSAAASSNLDLLDRYWRAANYLSVGQIYLLDNPLLREPLRPEHIKPRLLGHWGTTPGLNFIYAHLNRVIRALDLSVLYVCGPGHGGPGMVANTYLEGSYSEIYPDIGRDADGLRKLFRQFSFPGGIPSHAAPETPGSIHEGGELGYALVHAYGAALDNPDLIVACVVGDGEAETGPLAASWHSNKFLNPAHDGAVLPILHLNGYKIANPTVLGRMPDGEIRDLFRGLGHEPLFVEGDDPKLMHQAMADALDVAFASIRSIQQHARDGRKIVARPRWPMIVLRSPKGWTGPKEVDGKKVEGFWRAHQVPVAGCRENPAHLKVLEDWMRSYEPEKLFDESGALIPELQALAPDGIRRMGANPHANGGLLKKELNLPDFRSFAVEVPQPGAVTGEATRELGKFLRDVIRLNAKERNFRIVGPDETASNRLDAVFEATERVWMEPIEPYDVHLAQDGRVMEVLSEHLCQGWLEGYLLTGRHGFFSCYEAFIHIVDSMFNQHAKWLKVTRHLPWRRPIASLNYLLSSHVWRQDHNGFSHQDPGFVDLVANKKADIVRIYFPPDANTLLWIADHCLRTYNRINVIVAGKQPAPQWLSMQDAATHCDAGIGIWTWAGTEDGGLEPDVVMACAGDVPTLETLAAVDLLRRALPDLRIRVVNVVDLMTLQPQDQHPHGLSDRDFDGLFTRDKPVIFAYHGYPHLIHRLTYNRTNHAGMHVRGFIEEGTTTTPFDMVVLNELDRYHLAIEAIERVPGLATRAAHVKQQFRDTLSEHSRYVREHGEDMPAVRDWAWPGRTG, from the coding sequence ATGACAAATCAACAACAATCGGCCGCGGCAAGCAGCAACCTCGACCTCCTCGATCGCTACTGGCGCGCCGCGAACTACCTCTCCGTCGGGCAAATCTATTTGCTCGACAATCCGCTGCTGCGCGAGCCCTTGCGCCCCGAGCACATCAAGCCGCGTCTGCTCGGCCATTGGGGCACGACGCCCGGCCTGAACTTCATCTACGCCCATCTCAACCGCGTCATCCGCGCGCTCGATCTCAGCGTGCTCTATGTCTGCGGCCCCGGCCATGGCGGGCCGGGCATGGTCGCCAACACCTATCTGGAAGGCAGTTACAGCGAGATCTATCCCGACATCGGGCGCGACGCGGACGGATTGCGCAAGCTGTTCCGGCAATTCTCCTTCCCCGGCGGCATTCCGAGTCACGCGGCGCCGGAAACGCCGGGCTCGATCCACGAGGGCGGCGAACTCGGCTACGCGCTGGTGCATGCTTATGGCGCGGCGCTGGACAATCCTGATCTGATCGTCGCCTGCGTGGTCGGCGATGGCGAGGCCGAGACCGGCCCGCTGGCTGCGTCCTGGCATTCCAACAAGTTCCTCAACCCCGCTCATGACGGCGCGGTGCTGCCGATCCTGCACCTGAACGGCTACAAGATCGCCAACCCGACCGTGCTCGGACGGATGCCCGACGGCGAAATCCGCGATCTGTTCCGCGGGCTCGGCCACGAGCCGCTGTTCGTCGAGGGCGACGATCCCAAATTGATGCACCAGGCCATGGCGGACGCGCTCGACGTCGCGTTCGCCAGCATCCGCTCGATCCAGCAGCACGCCCGCGACGGACGCAAAATCGTCGCGCGGCCGCGCTGGCCGATGATCGTGCTGCGCAGCCCGAAGGGTTGGACCGGCCCGAAGGAAGTCGACGGCAAAAAGGTCGAGGGTTTTTGGCGGGCGCATCAAGTCCCGGTGGCGGGCTGTCGCGAGAATCCGGCGCACCTCAAGGTGCTCGAAGACTGGATGCGCAGCTACGAGCCCGAAAAGCTGTTCGATGAAAGCGGCGCGCTCATCCCCGAGCTGCAGGCCCTGGCGCCCGACGGTATCAGGCGCATGGGCGCCAATCCGCATGCCAATGGCGGCCTCTTGAAGAAGGAGTTGAACCTGCCGGACTTCCGCAGCTTCGCCGTCGAGGTGCCGCAGCCCGGCGCCGTGACCGGCGAAGCGACGCGCGAGCTCGGCAAATTCCTGCGCGACGTCATCCGCCTCAACGCAAAGGAACGCAATTTCCGCATCGTGGGCCCGGACGAAACCGCGTCAAACCGGCTGGATGCGGTGTTCGAGGCGACCGAGCGGGTCTGGATGGAGCCGATCGAGCCTTACGACGTGCATCTGGCGCAAGACGGCCGCGTCATGGAAGTCCTCAGCGAGCATCTTTGCCAGGGCTGGCTCGAGGGCTACCTGCTCACCGGACGGCACGGCTTCTTCTCCTGCTACGAGGCCTTCATCCACATCGTCGATTCCATGTTCAACCAGCACGCCAAATGGCTGAAGGTGACGCGGCACCTGCCGTGGCGGCGGCCGATCGCCTCGCTCAACTATCTGCTGAGCTCGCATGTCTGGCGCCAGGACCACAACGGCTTCAGCCATCAGGACCCCGGCTTCGTCGATCTCGTCGCCAACAAGAAGGCCGACATCGTCCGCATCTACTTTCCCCCGGATGCCAACACGCTGCTGTGGATCGCCGATCACTGCCTGCGCACCTACAACCGCATCAACGTTATCGTCGCCGGCAAGCAGCCGGCGCCGCAATGGCTGTCGATGCAGGACGCAGCCACGCATTGCGATGCCGGCATCGGCATCTGGACGTGGGCGGGCACGGAAGACGGAGGTCTCGAGCCGGACGTGGTGATGGCCTGCGCCGGCGACGTGCCCACGCTGGAAACGCTTGCCGCCGTGGACCTGCTGCGCAGAGCCCTGCCCGATCTCAGGATCCGCGTCGTCAACGTCGTCGACCTGATGACGCTGCAACCGCAGGACCAGCATCCTCACGGGCTTTCCGACCGCGACTTCGACGGCCTGTTCACGCGCGACAAGCCGGTGATCTTCGCCTACCACGGCTATCCCCATCTGATCCACCGGCTGACCTACAACCGCACCAACCACGCCGGCATGCATGTGCGCGGCTTCATCGAAGAAGGCACCACGACGACGCCGTTCGACATGGTCGTGCTCAACGAGCTCGACCGCTACCACCTCGCGATCGAGGCGATCGAGCGCGTGCCGGGGCTTGCCACCAGGGCCGCGCATGTGAAGCAGCAGTTCCGCGATACGCTGAGCGAGCATTCGCGCTACGTGCGCGAACACGGCGAGGACATGCCGGCGGTGCGGGACTGGGCCTGGCCAGGCAGGACCGGTTGA
- a CDS encoding PA0069 family radical SAM protein, with the protein MSPAASSHALKHPPVKAPSEPAGVDSDFPELGVAIDRARRRGRGAQSNTSGRYEAEARIAFDDGWQSLEELPPFKTSVGVDTSRKVITRNDSPDIGFDRSINPYRGCEHGCVYCFARPTHAYLGLSPGLDFESKLFVKPEAPAQLEAELAAPGYEPRMIAIGTNTDPYQPIERERKIMRGILEVLERAGHPVGIVTKSALVVRDIDILSRMAKRNLAKVAISVTSLDPKLARTMEPRAATPSKRLEALKQLSEAGIPTTVMVAPVIPALNDSEIERILDAAAHAGVKEASYVLLRLPLEVRDLFREWLMANYPDRYRHVFTLIREMRGGRDYDAKWGERMKGTGPMAWTIGRRFEIACDRLGLNKRRSKLTTDHFARPKRNGDQLSLF; encoded by the coding sequence ATGAGTCCAGCAGCATCCTCTCATGCGCTCAAGCACCCGCCGGTCAAGGCGCCCTCCGAGCCGGCGGGTGTGGACTCTGACTTTCCAGAGCTTGGTGTCGCCATCGACCGCGCGCGCAGGCGAGGGCGGGGTGCGCAGTCCAACACCAGCGGCCGCTATGAGGCCGAGGCCCGAATTGCCTTCGACGATGGCTGGCAGAGCCTCGAAGAGCTGCCGCCGTTCAAGACCAGCGTCGGCGTCGACACCTCGCGCAAGGTGATCACGCGCAACGACAGCCCCGATATCGGCTTCGACCGCTCGATCAATCCCTATCGCGGCTGCGAGCACGGCTGTGTTTATTGTTTTGCGCGGCCGACTCATGCCTATCTCGGCCTCTCTCCGGGGCTCGACTTCGAGTCGAAACTGTTCGTGAAGCCCGAGGCGCCGGCGCAGCTCGAGGCGGAGCTTGCGGCTCCAGGCTACGAGCCGCGGATGATCGCGATCGGCACCAACACCGATCCCTATCAGCCGATCGAGCGCGAGCGGAAGATCATGCGCGGCATCCTCGAAGTGCTGGAGCGCGCCGGCCATCCCGTCGGCATTGTCACCAAATCGGCTCTGGTGGTGCGCGACATCGACATTTTGTCGCGCATGGCCAAGCGCAATCTCGCCAAGGTCGCTATATCAGTGACCTCACTCGATCCGAAACTGGCGCGCACCATGGAGCCGCGTGCGGCGACGCCGTCGAAGCGGCTGGAGGCGCTGAAGCAACTGTCGGAGGCCGGCATTCCCACCACCGTGATGGTTGCGCCCGTGATCCCCGCACTGAACGATTCCGAGATCGAGCGCATTCTCGATGCGGCCGCGCATGCCGGCGTCAAGGAAGCCTCCTATGTCCTGCTGCGGCTGCCGCTGGAGGTGCGCGATCTCTTCCGCGAATGGCTGATGGCGAACTATCCGGACCGCTATCGCCACGTCTTCACCCTGATCCGCGAAATGCGCGGCGGGCGCGATTACGACGCGAAATGGGGCGAGCGGATGAAGGGCACCGGCCCGATGGCCTGGACCATCGGCCGCCGGTTCGAGATCGCCTGCGACAGGCTCGGTCTCAACAAGCGGCGCTCCAAGCTGACCACGGATCATTTCGCCCGGCCGAAGCGGAACGGCGATCAGCTCAGCCTGTTCTGA
- a CDS encoding VOC family protein, which produces MSKEVPAPVPRLTVITLGVSDIRASIAFYDALGFSRRLKATVEAVAFYDTGGPVLALYPWDQLAADAKLPDDPRPTAFRGMTLAWNCATRGEVDAVLAFALSKGAKLVKAAHETDYGGYSGYFTDPDGHPWEVVVAPGIEVGDDRRVHLAE; this is translated from the coding sequence ATGAGTAAGGAAGTTCCGGCTCCAGTGCCCCGGCTGACCGTCATCACGCTGGGCGTGAGCGACATCCGCGCCAGCATTGCGTTTTATGATGCCCTCGGTTTTTCACGCCGGCTGAAAGCGACCGTCGAGGCGGTGGCGTTCTACGACACCGGTGGTCCGGTGCTCGCGCTGTACCCCTGGGATCAGCTCGCGGCCGACGCCAAGCTGCCGGACGATCCAAGGCCTACCGCCTTCCGGGGCATGACACTCGCCTGGAACTGCGCCACGCGTGGAGAGGTGGATGCCGTGCTGGCCTTCGCCCTCAGCAAGGGGGCGAAACTGGTGAAGGCCGCGCACGAGACCGATTACGGCGGTTATTCCGGTTATTTCACGGACCCCGACGGCCATCCCTGGGAGGTCGTCGTTGCACCCGGTATCGAGGTCGGCGACGACCGGCGGGTGCATCTGGCAGAGTAG
- a CDS encoding ribonuclease HII, with translation MIRDKSAKTPAKDAPNKDAAKKAAPAKAGKAPATKVSAGRSAGKKGIIAVASPSFRRERALIKRGVWPVAGCDEAGRGPLAGPVVAAAVILDPDRIPRGIDDSKRLTAEERERLFDKICATAQVSVAVASPARIDRDNILRASLWALKRAVVALPEAPRHVFVDGRDRLDTPCDCEAVIGGDGIVLSIAAASIVAKVTRDRLMCALAQDCPGYGFEQHKGYGVPEHLDALNRLGPTVYHRRFFAPVAAARAKHMPWTAEPVQDLFAVTEVQVEASVEVDVSVGL, from the coding sequence ATGATTCGGGACAAGTCCGCCAAGACACCGGCCAAAGACGCGCCAAACAAGGACGCTGCGAAGAAGGCAGCGCCCGCCAAGGCCGGCAAAGCACCTGCGACCAAGGTTTCGGCCGGCAGGAGCGCGGGCAAGAAGGGCATCATCGCGGTCGCTTCCCCAAGCTTTCGCCGCGAGCGCGCGCTGATCAAGCGCGGCGTCTGGCCGGTCGCCGGCTGCGACGAGGCGGGCCGAGGGCCGCTCGCCGGGCCCGTGGTGGCTGCGGCCGTAATTCTCGACCCTGACCGGATCCCGCGCGGCATCGACGATTCCAAGCGCCTGACGGCGGAGGAGCGCGAAAGACTGTTCGACAAAATCTGCGCCACCGCCCAGGTCTCGGTCGCCGTCGCGTCGCCCGCGCGAATCGACCGCGACAACATATTGCGGGCCTCACTATGGGCGCTGAAGCGCGCGGTGGTGGCTCTGCCGGAGGCGCCGAGGCACGTCTTCGTCGACGGCCGCGACCGGCTCGACACGCCTTGCGATTGCGAAGCCGTGATCGGCGGCGACGGTATCGTGCTGTCGATCGCCGCGGCCTCCATCGTCGCCAAGGTGACGCGCGACCGCCTGATGTGCGCGCTGGCGCAGGACTGCCCCGGCTACGGCTTCGAGCAGCACAAGGGCTACGGCGTCCCCGAGCACCTCGATGCGCTGAACCGCCTTGGCCCCACCGTCTACCACCGCCGCTTCTTCGCCCCGGTCGCGGCGGCGCGTGCCAAGCACATGCCGTGGACCGCTGAGCCGGTGCAGGATTTGTTCGCGGTCACCGAGGTCCAGGTGGAAGCCAGTGTCGAGGTCGACGTCTCGGTTGGGCTCTAA
- a CDS encoding glycosyltransferase family 39 protein, with the protein MRFTSLVIELIRARPRLIVWIAVLLQAAMWLFVALVFYRSPPGTLATLLAFGREYQVGTDLGPPLPVWLADIAYRAAGGHMFGVYVLAELCEIATFITLYYLSRAVVGSQQAVLAVLLTMTVLAFSSSALDFGPLVLARPLWALLLLHSWQIIGQRRGNAWFAWSIEAGLLLLTTPSAIFLLLLLVVFALSTVGGRRTLLALDPLFALIVVAVLALPYAAWLMRAETLVLPTLPAVTDLNARAVHAAWLLGGLVLGAAAIPALTFLNTGLFAGKGEEPPIIYRPPVEPLARNFVYFFALAPALGAVLISGLLGLDSVVGGAGVVLVMSGLAVVVAAGDLIAMRRARMLRMVWAAAVVAPAVGVVLAVLLLPWTGTGEIATSMPARAISDFFDESFARRTNHRLRAVAGETQLASLIALHSGRPHLFVDADPARTPWMNQTKFAETGGVVVWRASDTAGTPPPDILKRFPGIVPEVPRAFEWLVTGRQQLLRIGWAIVRPKGT; encoded by the coding sequence ATGCGGTTTACCTCCCTGGTCATCGAGCTCATTCGCGCCCGGCCGCGGCTGATCGTCTGGATCGCCGTGCTGCTGCAGGCCGCGATGTGGCTGTTCGTCGCGCTGGTGTTCTATCGCAGCCCACCCGGCACCCTCGCGACGCTGCTGGCTTTCGGACGCGAATACCAGGTCGGCACGGATCTCGGCCCACCCTTGCCGGTCTGGCTCGCCGACATCGCCTATCGCGCCGCCGGCGGCCACATGTTCGGCGTCTATGTGCTGGCCGAGCTCTGCGAGATCGCGACCTTCATCACGCTCTACTACCTGTCCCGCGCCGTGGTCGGCTCGCAGCAGGCGGTGCTCGCGGTGCTCTTGACCATGACGGTGCTCGCCTTCTCCTCGTCGGCGCTCGACTTCGGCCCCCTCGTCCTGGCCCGTCCGCTCTGGGCGCTGCTGCTGCTGCACTCCTGGCAGATCATCGGCCAGCGTCGCGGCAATGCCTGGTTCGCCTGGTCGATCGAGGCCGGTCTGTTGCTGCTGACGACGCCTTCAGCGATTTTCCTGCTGCTCCTGCTCGTCGTCTTCGCGCTCTCGACTGTCGGCGGCCGCCGCACGCTGCTCGCGCTCGATCCGCTGTTCGCGTTGATCGTCGTCGCGGTGCTGGCGTTGCCCTACGCGGCCTGGCTGATGCGGGCGGAGACGCTGGTTTTACCGACCTTGCCTGCAGTCACTGATCTGAACGCGCGCGCGGTCCATGCGGCCTGGCTGCTCGGCGGCCTCGTGCTCGGAGCGGCCGCGATTCCCGCGCTGACTTTCCTCAACACCGGCCTGTTCGCAGGGAAGGGCGAGGAGCCGCCGATCATCTATCGGCCGCCGGTCGAGCCGCTCGCGCGCAACTTCGTCTATTTCTTCGCGCTGGCGCCTGCGCTGGGCGCGGTGCTGATTTCCGGCCTGCTCGGGCTCGACTCCGTCGTCGGCGGCGCCGGCGTCGTGCTGGTGATGTCCGGACTCGCCGTGGTGGTCGCGGCCGGCGATCTCATCGCGATGCGCCGCGCGCGGATGTTGCGCATGGTGTGGGCCGCGGCCGTCGTGGCGCCGGCCGTGGGCGTCGTGCTCGCCGTCCTGCTGCTGCCCTGGACCGGCACCGGAGAAATTGCGACCTCGATGCCCGCGCGTGCGATCTCGGACTTCTTCGACGAGAGCTTTGCCCGCCGCACCAACCATCGCCTGCGCGCGGTTGCCGGCGAGACGCAGCTGGCGAGCCTGATTGCGCTGCATTCGGGCCGGCCGCATCTCTTCGTCGACGCCGACCCCGCCCGGACGCCGTGGATGAACCAGACGAAATTCGCCGAGACCGGCGGCGTCGTGGTCTGGCGCGCCTCCGATACCGCCGGCACGCCGCCGCCCGACATCCTCAAGCGCTTTCCCGGCATCGTCCCCGAAGTGCCGCGCGCCTTCGAATGGCTGGTGACAGGCCGCCAGCAATTGTTGCGCATCGGCTGGGCCATCGTGCGGCCGAAGGGGACGTAG